A window of the Pungitius pungitius chromosome 3, fPunPun2.1, whole genome shotgun sequence genome harbors these coding sequences:
- the nfkbiz gene encoding NF-kappa-B inhibitor zeta: MGSDFNQKDKGFMIADPRPAGYYVQAAQNRTVKDLLTMRRRWNCSLDDTNSPHAFKYAKCENPALLGRPAPANSHFTNHLFAPGPESAAHQHPAPCAQAAPEFTLFDWQIQREMQRVGGVSPELLAMQDADKDTFLHIAVAQGQRALAYALATQMARCGSLDIKEHNGQTALQIAAATDQHLIVRDLLTHGAKVNTRDFWGRSPLHLCAEKGHFLSLQSIRRTLAGRGEPVDVEMFNYDGLTPLHTALLSHNAVVKELRTPASLCSHRAEELLQRKQRSLECIRTLLLMGASCGTKDLKSGRTCLHMASEEANVELLKVLLAQPSSPSLVSSQTFSGNTALHVVCSLQNHGAQAEAAKLLVRSGADPGARNIENEVPSQLVPRGPGGEKVRKILKGKYLNI; the protein is encoded by the exons G AGGTGGAACTGCTCACTGGACGACACGAATTCGCCGCATGCATTTAAATATGCGAAATGCGAGAATCCTGCCCTGCTGGGCCGCCCTGCACCGGCGAACTCCCACTTCACCAATCACCTGTTCGCCCCCGGCCCCGAGAGCGCTGCGCATCAGCATCCGGCGCCGTGCGCGCAGGCGGCCCCGGAGTTCACTCTGTTCGACTGGCAAATCCAGCGGGAGATGCAGAGGGTCGGAGGGGTTTCCCCCGAGCTGCTCGCCATGCAGGACGCCGACAAAGACAC GTTTCTCCACATCGCCGTGGCCCAAGGTCAGCGGGCCCTGGCTTACGCGCTGGCAACGCAGATGGCTCGATGTGGCTCTCTGGACATAAAGGAACACAACGGACAG ACTGCTCTGCAGATCGCAGCCGCCACCGACCAGCACCTGATAGTCCGCGACCTGCTGACACACGGGGCCAAGGTCAACACGCGGGACTTCTGGGGACGCTCTCCTTTGCACCTGTGTGCCGAGAAAGGACACTTTCTCAGCCTTCAG AGCATCAGGAGGACGctggcggggaggggggagcccGTTGACGTCGAGATGTTCAACTACGATG gTCTGACCCCCCTGCACACGGCGCTGTTGTCTCACAACGCCGTCGTCAAAGAGCTGCGGACCCCGGCGAGCCTCTGCTCGCACAGggccgaggagctgctgcagaggaagcaGAGGTCTTTGGAGTGCATCCGGACTCTGCTGCTCATGGGCGCTTCCTGTGGCACCAAG GACCTGAAGAGCGGACGGACGTGTCTCCACATGGCCTCTGAGGAGGCCAACGTCGAGCTGCTGAAGGTCCTCCTCGCGCAGCCGTCCTCGCCGTCGCTCGTCAGCTCCCAG acctTCAGTGGAAACACGGCGCTGCACGTCGTCTGCTCTTTGCAAAACCACGGCGCCCAAGCGGAGGCAGccaagctgctggtgaggagcgGCGCCGACCCCGGGGCCCGGAACATCGAGAACGAAGTGCCGTCTCAGCTAGTGCCACGAGGACCCGGTGGTGAAAAG gtgcggaagatcctgaaaggaaaatatttaaacatttaa
- the LOC119215939 gene encoding alpha-tectorin-like, translating into MKVGNRTVESKSIRAITLNGASIYDVSSCGDSVCTVTGSTLIDFHAEVPSVEDRCEYVLMTPAEGGLGVVLIGGFRERRRTDVSFLDYLIISQTAGDIHLEQGGRVRVGDQILDLNTTTQRFYGVELSKDQTGVTAKLPNSKMTVVFDGNTAHVSGLKVSLEGLCGNPTNKIRTTTFSADRIPSAGCDTLHTDTIDSSINCSRSADRCELLNKPPFDACHQHIDTDAYVAACNNTLCVYPAVDGLHCQFLEAYAESCSLKEVPLGDWRTTVQCPAVPQVSCLDQYCSEHEFCGDRLGEASCFCRALFASKFNPTNTLGEPTVCTQNSATLTLAECLLQDRRINSSVLHLNDPECKGHLDPQTHMVEFSFDSGHTCGAEISENNTQILYKNTIMTRNASQNGIITHQDQVQIDFSCFYTKPEVQSLSFRIKDSSVVLQVVSGPWNYTLTMAAYTDGGLQNLVESSSELQLNQKVWLQLKTDGLDGDAVAIVTDSCWATTQPSTDSSPRYDLVIAGCPSKADQTVRVEGNGLGTSNVFSFNVFQFSGETSAIYLHCKVELCPKEGTTCAPVSRSREEAALPISDDPVWFLSW; encoded by the exons ATGAAGGTCGGGAACCGGACTGTGGAGTCAAAGTCCATTCGCGCCATCACACTGAATGGGGCATCTATCTATGATGTGAGTTCCTGCGGAGACTCAG tgtgcACCGTGACTGGCTCCACCCTCATCGATTTCCACGCCGAGGTCCCCTCGGTGGAGGATCGCTGTGAATACGTTCTGATGACGCCTGCAGAAGGAGGACTTGGTGTGGTTCTCATCGGGGGGTTCCGTGAGCGACGCCGTACAGATGTGTCCTTCTTGGACTACTTGATAATAAGTCAGACAGCTGGAGACATTCATCTGGAACAAGGTGGAAGAGTGCGG GTTGGTGACCAGATCCTGGATCTCAACACCACGACTCAGCGATTCTACGGCGTGGAGCTCTCCAAGGACCAGACTGGAGTGACCGCCAAACTGCCCAACTCCAAAATGACGGTCGTGTTTGATGGCAACACGGCACACGTGTCAG GACTAAAGGTTTCCTTAGAGGGTTTGTGTGGTAACCCCACTAATAAAATCCGGACCACCACCTTCAGTGCTGATCGGATCCCATCGGCTGG ctgCGACACTCTGCACACCGACACCATCGACAGTTCCATCAACTGCAGCCGCTCAGCTGACCG CTGTGAGCTCCTGAATAAGCCCCCCTTCGATGCTTGTCACCAACACATCGACACGGACGCCTACGTGGCCGCCTGCAACAACACTTTGTGCGTCTACCCGGCGGTGGACGGTCTCCACTGCCAGTTTCTGGAGGCCTACGCCGAGTCCTGCAGCCTGAAGGAGGTCCCACTGGGGGACTGGAGGACAACGGTCCAATGCC CTGCTGTCCCTCAGGTATCCTGTCTGGACCAGTACTGCAGTGAGCACGAGTTCTGTGGAGATCGGCTCGGTGAAGCCAGCTGCTTCTGTCGGGCCTTGTTTGCCTCCAAGTTCAACCCGACCAACACTTTAG GCGAGCCGACAGTCTGCACGCAGAACTCTGCCACTCTGACTCTGGCTGAATGTCTGCTGCAGGACCGACGCATCAactcctccgtcctccacctCAATGACCCCGAATGCAAAGGCCATCTGGACCCACAAACCCACATGGTGGAGTTCAGCTTCGACAGCGGCCACACCTGTGGGGCCGAGATTTCG GAAAACAACACCCAAATCCTCTACAAGAACACCATCATGACGAGGAACGCCTCTCAGAACGGCATCATCACCCACCAAGACCAAGTACAGATCGACTTCTCCTGCTTCTACACAAAGCCGGAGGTCCAGAGTCTGTCCTTCAGGATTAAAGACAG CTCTGTGGTACTGCAGGTCGTATCCGGACCTTGGAACTACACCCTGACGATGGCCGCCTACACCGACGGAGGACTCCAGAACCTCGTGGAGTCGAGCAGCGAGCTCCAGCTGAACCAGAAGGTGTGGCTGCAGCTGAAGACGGACGGGCTGGACGGCGACGCGGTCGCCATAGTGACCGACTCCTGCTGGGCCACCACCCAGCCGTCCACCGACAGCAGCCCGCGATACGACCTCGTCATCGCAGG ATGCCCCAGCAAAGCCGACCAGACAGTGAGGGTGGAGGGAAACGGACTGGGAACCTCCAACGTCTTCTCTTTCAACGTGTTCCAGTTCTCTGGAGAAACATCTGCCATCTACCTGCACTGCAAAGTGGAGCTGTGCCCCAAAGAGGGAACAACCTGTGCTCCGGTAAGCAGGAGCAGAGAAGAGGCTGCTTTACCCATCAGTGATGATCCTGTGTGGTTCCTCTCCTGGTGA
- the LOC119220813 gene encoding cyclin-Y-like protein 1 isoform X2, with protein sequence MGGSVSCCISPGESPKIRRRQVELEECPITTAEDVSEDTGTYLQHISDRELPDELAQESNPSDHPRASTLFLNKSQTDVSVREKRKSNYLNHMSPGLLTKKFSSCSTIFLDDSTVSQPNLKSTIKCVTLAIYYHIKNRDSNRSVDIFDEKKHPLSREKVPDDYSVVDPEHKLIYRFIRTLFSSAQLTAECAIVTLVYLERLLTYAEMDICPCNWKRIVLGAILLASKVWDDQAVWNVDYCQILKEMTVEDMNEMERHFLELLQFNINVPGSVYAKYYFDLRSLADDNNLSFPLEPLSNKRAQKLEAISRLCEDKYKDLCKSTMRRSVSVDNMAGIKNSQAVLS encoded by the exons ATGGGAGGTTCGGTGTCTTGCTGCATCTCTCCCGGCGAGAGTCCCAAGATCCGCCGGAgacaggtggagctggaggagtgtCCCATCACCACCGCCGAGGACGTGAGCGAGGACACCGGGACCTACCTGCAGCACATCAGCGACAGGGAGCTCCCTGACG AACTGGCCCAAGAGTCCAACCCGTCCGACCACCCCAGAGCCAGCACCCTGTTCCTCAACAAGTCGCAGACAGACG ttTCAGTGcgtgagaaaaggaaaagtaacTACCTAAACCAC ATGTCCCCCGGGCTCCTGACAAAAAAGTTCAGTTCCTGCTCGACAATATTCCTGGACGACAGCACGGTCAGCCAGCCCAACCTCAAGAGCACCATTAAGTG cGTCACATTGGCCATATACTATCACATAAAGAACAG GGATTCAAACCGCTCAGTGGACATCTTCGACGAGAAGAAGCACCCTCTGTCG agagagaaggttcCGGACGACTACTCCGTGGTAGACCCGGAGCACAAACTGATCTACCGCTTCATCCGGACGCTCTTCAGCTCCGCCCAGCTGACGGCCGAGTGTGCCATCGTCACTCTG GTGTACCTGGAAAGGCTGCTGACGTATGCTGAGATGGACATCTGTCCCTGCAACTGGAAGCGCATCGTTCTCGGCGCCATCCTGCTGGCCTCCAAGGTGTGGGACGACCAGGCGGTGTGGAACGTCGACTACTGCCAGATCCTCAAAGAGATGACCGTGGAGGACAT GAATGAGATGGAGCGTCACTTCCTGGAGCTGCTCCAGTTCAACATCAACGTCCCGGGAAGCGTCTACGCCAAGTATTACTTTGACCTGCGCTCGCTGGCCGACGACAACAACCTCAGTTTCCCTCTGGAGCCGCTGAGCAACAAGCGCGCCCAGAAGCTGGAG GCGATCTCCAGGCTGTGCGAGGACAAGTACAAGGACCTGTGTAAGTCGACCATGAGGAGGTCCGTCAGCGTGGACAACATGGCCGGCATCAAGAACTCGCAGGCCGTGCTGTCTTAA
- the LOC119220813 gene encoding cyclin-Y-like protein 1 isoform X1, protein MGGSVSCCISPGESPKIRRRQVELEECPITTAEDVSEDTGTYLQHISDRELPDELAQESNPSDHPRASTLFLNKSQTDVSVREKRKSNYLNHQMSPGLLTKKFSSCSTIFLDDSTVSQPNLKSTIKCVTLAIYYHIKNRDSNRSVDIFDEKKHPLSREKVPDDYSVVDPEHKLIYRFIRTLFSSAQLTAECAIVTLVYLERLLTYAEMDICPCNWKRIVLGAILLASKVWDDQAVWNVDYCQILKEMTVEDMNEMERHFLELLQFNINVPGSVYAKYYFDLRSLADDNNLSFPLEPLSNKRAQKLEAISRLCEDKYKDLCKSTMRRSVSVDNMAGIKNSQAVLS, encoded by the exons ATGGGAGGTTCGGTGTCTTGCTGCATCTCTCCCGGCGAGAGTCCCAAGATCCGCCGGAgacaggtggagctggaggagtgtCCCATCACCACCGCCGAGGACGTGAGCGAGGACACCGGGACCTACCTGCAGCACATCAGCGACAGGGAGCTCCCTGACG AACTGGCCCAAGAGTCCAACCCGTCCGACCACCCCAGAGCCAGCACCCTGTTCCTCAACAAGTCGCAGACAGACG ttTCAGTGcgtgagaaaaggaaaagtaacTACCTAAACCAC CAGATGTCCCCCGGGCTCCTGACAAAAAAGTTCAGTTCCTGCTCGACAATATTCCTGGACGACAGCACGGTCAGCCAGCCCAACCTCAAGAGCACCATTAAGTG cGTCACATTGGCCATATACTATCACATAAAGAACAG GGATTCAAACCGCTCAGTGGACATCTTCGACGAGAAGAAGCACCCTCTGTCG agagagaaggttcCGGACGACTACTCCGTGGTAGACCCGGAGCACAAACTGATCTACCGCTTCATCCGGACGCTCTTCAGCTCCGCCCAGCTGACGGCCGAGTGTGCCATCGTCACTCTG GTGTACCTGGAAAGGCTGCTGACGTATGCTGAGATGGACATCTGTCCCTGCAACTGGAAGCGCATCGTTCTCGGCGCCATCCTGCTGGCCTCCAAGGTGTGGGACGACCAGGCGGTGTGGAACGTCGACTACTGCCAGATCCTCAAAGAGATGACCGTGGAGGACAT GAATGAGATGGAGCGTCACTTCCTGGAGCTGCTCCAGTTCAACATCAACGTCCCGGGAAGCGTCTACGCCAAGTATTACTTTGACCTGCGCTCGCTGGCCGACGACAACAACCTCAGTTTCCCTCTGGAGCCGCTGAGCAACAAGCGCGCCCAGAAGCTGGAG GCGATCTCCAGGCTGTGCGAGGACAAGTACAAGGACCTGTGTAAGTCGACCATGAGGAGGTCCGTCAGCGTGGACAACATGGCCGGCATCAAGAACTCGCAGGCCGTGCTGTCTTAA
- the gpr180 gene encoding integral membrane protein GPR180, with amino-acid sequence MTPKVKMWRLLAPLAVASLLASGASAKSVTGLLKSEAARRQKGQFITKFMYQGDSGLLACRLDNPALASEKESRLLLYQDMDPDLDHLSCFERLAKSQFTVSLSEEEHNQSIPRQSSPTTWQVLYADRYTCQEGVVIPQHADLRFTVLLLNPDSAGNPLEHFSAEEAGLHGFYFLLLLAYFVACCIYSRPLWQALRKGGPMHTVLRVLTTALALQGFSALCNYIHLARYSRDGTGIPLMGSLAEFWDMVSQVSVLYMLLSLCVGWTLGRGRKPQARPLQWERSPTSTAVAAGGGVLQGALLLWEQFSESESQHHSYHLQQSLAGLLLMALRVGLALLLASVLYQITSTERSTLKRDFYLCFAKGCFLWFLCHPVLFLLSAVFNENQREKVVTIGVVLCQSIAMVTLYQLFLSRSLYWEVSSLSSMSLPLTMSRANQRGRY; translated from the exons ATGACGCCGAAGGTGAAGATGTGGCGTCTGTTGGCCCCCCTCGCCGTCGCGTCGCTGCTCGCCTCGGGGGCGTCTGCGAAGAGCGTGACGGGACTTTTGAAGAGCGAAGCGGCGAGACGCCAGAAGGGCCAGTTCATCACCAAATTCATGTACCAAG GCGATAGCGGTCTGTTGGCGTGCCGGCTGGACAACCCCGCCCTGGCCTCCGAGAAGGAGTCCAGGCTGCTGCTGTACCAGGACATGGACCCCGACCTGGACCACCTCAGCTGCTTCGAGAGGCTCGCGAAATCTCAGTTCACCG TTTCTCTCAGCGAAGAAGAGCACAACCAGTCGATCCCTCGTCAGTCCTCTCCGACAACCTGGCAGGTCCTGTACGCTGACCGATACACGTGTCAG GAGGGCGTAGTGATTCCTCAGCACGCCGACCTCCGTTTCACCGTGCTGCTGTTAAACCCCGACTCGGCCGGCAACCCTCTGGAGCACTTCAGCGCCGAGGAGGCAG GTCTCCACGGCTTttacttcctgctgctgctggcctacTTCGTCGCCTGCTGCATCTACTCCCGGCCTCTGTGGCAGGCTCTGAGGAAAGGCGGTCCCATGCACACTGTCCTCAGGGTGCTCACCACGGCGCTGGCCTTGCAGGGCTTCTCCGCCCTCTGCAACTACATCCACCTGGCCAG GTATTCCAGAGATGGGACTGGTATTCCTCTGATGGGCAGCCTGGCAGAGT TCTGGGATATGGTGTCCCAGGTGTCCGTGCTGTACATGCTGCTGAGTCTGTGCGTGGGCTGGACTCTGGGCCGCGGCAGGAAGCCTCAGGCCAGACCTCTGCAGTGGGAGCGGTCTCCGACGTCCACGGCGGTGGCTGCTGGTGGAGGCGTCCTGCAG GGAGCCTTGCTGCTGTGGGAGCAGTTCTCCGAGTCCGAGAGTCAACACCACAGCTACCACCTGCAGCAGAGTCTCGCGGGTCTCCTCCTCATGGCTCTCCGAGTGGGCCTGGCCCTGCTGCTGGCCTCCGTCCTCTACCAGATCACCTCCACCGAGAGGAGCACCCTGAAGAGAGACTTCTACCTCTGCTTCGCCAAG GGATGCTTCCTGTGGTTCCTCTGTCAccccgtcctcttcctcctgtcgGCTGTCTTCAACGAGAACCAGAGGGAGAAG GTGGTGACCATCGGGGTGGTCCTCTGCCAGTCCATCGCCATGGTGACCCTCTACCAGCTCTTCCTGTCCCGTTCTCTCTACTGGGaggtctcctctctctcctccatgtctCTGCCGCTCACCATGTCCCGGGCGAACCAGCGGGGGCGCTACTGA
- the LOC119220803 gene encoding dTDP-D-glucose 4,6-dehydratase-like isoform X2: protein MDFNRKVLVTGGSGFIGSHLVCSLVDRHPDWRIINLDNLDYCCSPRSLQRVEGRANYTFIRGDVCDSQLVNRIFSTENIDVIFHLAAKTHVETSFETPSAFQRVNVDGTRVLLRAARRARHRPQRFIHVSTDEVYGASLDQAFDESSPVRPSNPYSATKAAAEYLVRSYWDTYKFPVIITRSNNIYGPRQFPEKVIPRFLTLLQRNKKCTIQGTLPKSRHFLFVDDAIDAFLLVLEKGIVGEIYNVGTSCEIPIAHLARELVKMVKKVPDCEVNDWLEFVPDRPRVDLRYPIKCEKLQQLGWRAQVSWAEGIRQTVKWYQDNPDFWLDAGGGREPIRSRLEDANDWVGGGDDLTSFP from the exons ATGGACTTCAACAGGAAGGTGCTGGTGACGGGAGGCTCTGGATTCAT TGGCTCCCACCTGGTGTGTTCGCTGGTCGACAGACACCCTGACTGGAGAATCATAAACCTGGATAAT TTGGATTACTGCTGCAGCCCCAGGAGCCTGCAGAGGGTTGAAGGCAGAGCCAACTACACTTTTATCAGG GGGGACGTGTGCGACTCACAGCTGGTGAATCGCATCTTCAGCACGGAAAACATCGACGTGATCTTTCACCTGGCGGCCAAAACGCACGTCG agacGTCGTTTGAAACCCCGTCCGCCTTCCAGCGCGTCAACGTGGACGGGACCCGAGTCCTGCTGCGAGCCGCCCGCCGGGCCCGGCACCGGCCGCAGCGCTTCATCCACGTCAGCACGGACGAGGTGTACGGAGCCAGTCTGGACCAG GCGTTCGACGAGAGCAGCCCAGTGAGGCCCTCCAACCCGTATTCTGCCACGAAAGCAGCTGCGGAGTACCTGGTTCGATCCTACTGGGACACGTACAAG TTTCCCGTCATCATCACCAGGAGCAACAACATCTACGGGCCCCGACAGTTCCCCGAGAAG GTCATTCCGAGGTTTCTCACCCTCCTGCAAAGGAACAAGAAATG CACCATCCAGGGGACTCTCCCCAAATCGCGACATTTCCTTTTTGTCGATGACGCCATCGACGCCTTTCTGCTGGTTCTGGAGAAGGGCATTGTGGGAGAAATCTACAATGTGGGAACAAGCTGTGAGATTCCCATCGCGCACCTGGCCAGGGAACTTGTCAAGATG GTCAAGAAGGTGCCGGACTGCGAGGTGAACGACTGGCTCGAGTTTGTCCCCGACAG GCCACGCGTTGACCTCCGCTACCCCATCAAATGTGAGAAGCTCCAGCAGCTGGGCTGGAGGGCGCAGGTGTCCTGGGCTGAAGGcatcagacagacag TGAAATGGTACCAGGACAACCCGGACTTCTGGTTGGACGCAGGAGGGGGCCGAGAACCCATCAGAAGCCGGCTTGAAGACGCCAAcgactgggtgggggggggggacgatctTACCTCATTTCCTTGA
- the LOC119220803 gene encoding dTDP-D-glucose 4,6-dehydratase-like isoform X1, producing MDFNRKVLVTGGSGFIGSHLVCSLVDRHPDWRIINLDNLDYCCSPRSLQRVEGRANYTFIRGDVCDSQLVNRIFSTENIDVIFHLAAKTHVETSFETPSAFQRVNVDGTRVLLRAARRARHRPQRFIHVSTDEVYGASLDQAFDESSPVRPSNPYSATKAAAEYLVRSYWDTYKFPVIITRSNNIYGPRQFPEKVIPRFLTLLQRNKKCTIQGTLPKSRHFLFVDDAIDAFLLVLEKGIVGEIYNVGTSCEIPIAHLARELVKMVKKVPDCEVNDWLEFVPDRPRVDLRYPIKCEKLQQLGWRAQVSWAEGIRQTGEEEQNKSLTNKRCTNLRIPCGGFFFSNLLVKWYQDNPDFWLDAGGGREPIRSRLEDANDWVGGGDDLTSFP from the exons ATGGACTTCAACAGGAAGGTGCTGGTGACGGGAGGCTCTGGATTCAT TGGCTCCCACCTGGTGTGTTCGCTGGTCGACAGACACCCTGACTGGAGAATCATAAACCTGGATAAT TTGGATTACTGCTGCAGCCCCAGGAGCCTGCAGAGGGTTGAAGGCAGAGCCAACTACACTTTTATCAGG GGGGACGTGTGCGACTCACAGCTGGTGAATCGCATCTTCAGCACGGAAAACATCGACGTGATCTTTCACCTGGCGGCCAAAACGCACGTCG agacGTCGTTTGAAACCCCGTCCGCCTTCCAGCGCGTCAACGTGGACGGGACCCGAGTCCTGCTGCGAGCCGCCCGCCGGGCCCGGCACCGGCCGCAGCGCTTCATCCACGTCAGCACGGACGAGGTGTACGGAGCCAGTCTGGACCAG GCGTTCGACGAGAGCAGCCCAGTGAGGCCCTCCAACCCGTATTCTGCCACGAAAGCAGCTGCGGAGTACCTGGTTCGATCCTACTGGGACACGTACAAG TTTCCCGTCATCATCACCAGGAGCAACAACATCTACGGGCCCCGACAGTTCCCCGAGAAG GTCATTCCGAGGTTTCTCACCCTCCTGCAAAGGAACAAGAAATG CACCATCCAGGGGACTCTCCCCAAATCGCGACATTTCCTTTTTGTCGATGACGCCATCGACGCCTTTCTGCTGGTTCTGGAGAAGGGCATTGTGGGAGAAATCTACAATGTGGGAACAAGCTGTGAGATTCCCATCGCGCACCTGGCCAGGGAACTTGTCAAGATG GTCAAGAAGGTGCCGGACTGCGAGGTGAACGACTGGCTCGAGTTTGTCCCCGACAG GCCACGCGTTGACCTCCGCTACCCCATCAAATGTGAGAAGCTCCAGCAGCTGGGCTGGAGGGCGCAGGTGTCCTGGGCTGAAGGcatcagacagacaggtgaggaggaACAAAACAAGAGCCTAACTAACAAAAGGTGTACCAACCTGAGGATTCCCtgtggtgggttttttttttccaatctttTAGTGAAATGGTACCAGGACAACCCGGACTTCTGGTTGGACGCAGGAGGGGGCCGAGAACCCATCAGAAGCCGGCTTGAAGACGCCAAcgactgggtgggggggggggacgatctTACCTCATTTCCTTGA